The window ACACAATGAAATACAATGTGAGCTTTTTGTACATTGTTTGATCACTATtatcaaaagattctatcaTGACATAACTAGGCATGTTGGATGGAATATGGAGGGCCAGTTCTACAACAGTCTACTATATGTAGAAAACCCATTGAGCAGAAAGAGCATTGCACATACCGGGAAATGTTTCTCAACGTCATCAATATCATTCACAAGTGAAGCTTTTGGGTCATCTAACGAGATCGCAACTATTTTCCAGTCAAGCTCCCCCTCATCAATCATGGCCAAAGCAGCTAAGGGTTTGACCTTGAGTATCTCACCAATCTTTCCCCGGTGTTCACCAATCTCAACAACATCAACTGAAAGTTGAAAAAGACAAATTAAAAACTTGTTCcatttttgtaaattataaACTTGCCATTTCTTATCAAAAGCAGCAACTTGCACAAAATTATACACCATTGAGTTTCCTTGTCTGCACAGACCAGGAAACCTTTCCCTTTTGTTTAGAAGGGGCAATGAACAGAAGGATAAAAGGAGAAAAGTGTGGACATAGACATACCAGGATCATTATCTCCTAGTGCCCCCTCAACTTCAGAATTTGCAAACGATGGGTCCTCCCATGTCTGTGGAAGCAATCCATAATTCCAGTTTATGTTGTAGctgagaaaaaaagagaaccatATGTGGTTCAGAAAAATGGAATATCATCTTACTAAAGAGATACCAAAAGTGTTTGAAACCAATGATCCGGTCAATAAAAATATACCAAATACACAGAAGAGCTAGGAAGCATAATCACTGAAATATGGCGAGACAGATTTATACTTAGCCCTGCGAATTCTGGGTTAAATATTAGTATTTATAGACCAAGTCCTATATAATATAGCACACTGAGTAAATCTAGGTCTATGTTTGGCTTATAACAGAAGGTAACAGAAGGGTTTCCCTCACCAAGCTAGCTTGGTGCCATAGGGAAGGACATTCCTTGACTTTCCTTTCTCAGTTGTGTTTCACCTTTCCTGTGGAGAACAGTTACTGGGAATTAATTTGCCAAAATTGTACTCGGGTGTCTGTTTCTTTCCCCGCAAATACCAAATGAATATTCCAGAGTAATGGCTTTCCCTTCCCAGTCTTCGCAGGGAGGCAACCAATGCAGCATAACATACAGCAAGTTGGcattagaaaattaaaataattaataaaaataaataaataacacgtATATGATATTACaacctaaaaacaaaaaaactatcAGAAAATATTCATTCAATTACACCCACCTATACGGAAGTAAGACTTGTCTcaaaacaagtaaaaaaaacaaCACAAGCTCATGACGCAAATGGAGAGGCACAAGAGCCAGTAGTCACATATGTTAAAGCTGTTTAGAAACAGCCCTCTCCCATCCATTCTTCTTAAAGACAACAATTAACAAAGATGGTAAGGCAAGCACTGGAGAATCAATGAGGATCATATATGCTGCACACGGTGTAGGTGCCAGCCACCAGTTGACAACCGTATCTAGGATGTACCTTGCAGTCTTGCACCAACTATACAATTTCATATTACATGAAGCAgacaaaattagaaaaataagagCATAATGAACCACAAATTGCTTATATATATGCAACATCAACCACTACTACTGCCTATTAACGAACAGGTATCCTTGCATCTATTCACATGAcaatttgttgatgattttttgataaatttgttaTTGATTAACTTTAAGTATCttgaccaaaaaaaattgaaaaaaatcagTGGAGAGGTAGGTGGTTAACACTTACGGATAGAATCGAAGTTTCCCTTTCTTTGTGTCCTGCTTTATCGGAGTATATGGCTCATCAGTAGCAACCTCCATCTTTGCACTTGTGTCTTTTGGAATTTCgacaataaaattaaaagctCCATCACCCAATTGCAATGGTATGTCATGCCAAGGGGAAACCTGCACAGTAGTAAATACCTCATTTTTGAGTTGGTAGGCAACTTGATAACATCTTACTCAGCAACAAGCTGAATCCCACACAACCTATAAGTATGACTACACACAAATCATCCAATCccttttcgaaaaaaaaaaaaaaaaaaaaggtggtggGAAGGGAAGCAATTTTACcttgtttttcagaaaaaaattgagatttcaCTTACTGGTAAATTGTCCTCTAAAATAAGGACAAATCAGAAACCTGACAAAGAGCTCTAGACACCCcgctcccccaaaaaaataaattatttaatcGAAGCAAACCACTCTTGAGTGTTCATGCTCATACTCCTTTTTAATTGAAATGGAAATTGGAAACCATAGATGATCATCACCCAGTGATGAATGACTGGCGATAGAATTTCTCCAACCCAACACATAGACCTATGTCGATGCTATCCTTATAAATGTACCTCTGGATATTTTAGGTCTCACAAATGATAGGTTGAAAGTTCCACATATCTCTACCGGGTTGAACCATACTGATCCAAAAAACTTGATTGCTACCCTAGTACCCTTAGGTGATTCAAAAGTGCGGCACCAACTAGGAAGCTAGCCCATAGACAAGTCTTCCTCTACTCCACCCCTCTTCCCCGTACGAAGGTTTAGTTCATCAGCATTGTCATAACTGGTaattgaaagagagaatcaCAGCACATAGACAAGTCTTCCTCTACTCctcccctctctttcccttACGAAGGGTTAGTTCATCAGCATTGTCATAACTGGTAATTGAAGAGAGAATCACAGCACATAGACAAGTCTTCCCCTACTCCTCCCCTCTCTTCCCCCCACGAAGGGTTAGTTCATCAGCATTGTCATAACTGGTaattgaaagagagaatcaCAGCACCCTCCAGTTGGAACAGAATCGAGAACTTCAGGTCAATCTACCCACTAGAGAAAGCAGATAATTATTAACATGGGATCGCGGCAATGCTCGGAATCtccaaattttaaattttcacGCTCTGATTGCATAAAAGTATTTTAGCTCATTTCAAAATTAGTTGAATTTAAAGAATTTGCTCCATTTAACTACAGATGAAGAACTGGGTCGACAAATATCACCAAAAAACAGCATAGGTGAACAGTGAACCGAAGTTCATGGCGAATTCCATCCATAAACTACCTACTACACTATTTCCTAATCAAAAGAATCAGAAAGAAACGCACCAAACTAAAAAACAACGGAAATATGGGCCattgattaaaagaaaataccTTTTTGCCATAATTGTCGACAAAGAAGACTCTGTAACCAAAGGTTTCAGGTTGTCCCTCTTCTTTTGTTTGGAATTGGGGAGCCTGGAGAGCTCTGCAAGTGAAGAGCCTCTTAGGTGATCTGCTGAGATTGAGATTGAAATTGAGATTGTTGAGGTAGAGATTGCGAGGTCCAGGCCTTAACGAGAAGGTCTGCTTGAGGAGGAGACAAGTGGTGGTGTTGCCTTGATGAAGCAGTCCTCCTGCTGTAGCTATCACTCTGGTGGCCGCCATTTCTGCACTGAAAACTCTGCTACTGTTATCAACCACGAAACTTTGGCCTTCAACAAGCTCTACTCGGACTTGGTGGCAAGACGCTACACATTGAAGCCAAATGGAATACACTTCGGTCATCTACCGTTCGATCGGAATCTTGTCCTATATAACTAACACGACGTGTTGGAATCCAAATGTCTCTTTGTGGTCCACGGAAGGAGTTATTGTGTCATGGGCGTGCCATTCCTTAAGCATATTCCCTCTAATCGCAAGATATAATATTCAAATCCAGTGATTTATGTGGGCCCAGCATAcctactgctgctgctgtgaTTTACCGCGAAGGTTCCAaccctagttagtttattcgcgtttaaaacgcgtttaaaacagcgtcccgtttttttgccgttttaaacgtcGTTTgtcgaatttttcacagaaagtcggtagaaaacgggaacggggctatttgaagtttttttgccgttatAAACGCCGTACCctttttttgacagtaaaaaacggattttaaaaaatataaacgttttaaaatagaaacatttAAAACGGtactatttattttgattgttatctaggtatttagataattattatgccaatttatgtctatatattgccgtttttttgacaccgtattatttaaatataaacgtttaaaacacgtattgtctgttttttattttttcccgtttttatcGTATTTGACagtatttttgaccgtcccgttcacgttttgatccgtttaaaacatacccgtaccgaacaatgtttttttgccgttcccgttttaactaacagaggttcCAACTGCCTCTTTGTTTTAGAACGGAAAAAATTCTTCGACCCTCTGGGGCAAGCTATGCTATATCCCaagtacctttttttttatttctaccaaaaaaaaaaagcacctcttttttatctctttccttctcaCTAAACTCTGATTTATGATATCATTTTTATTGCATCTCATTAGCACACATAAAACTCACCCAAGAGCTTTGAATTTTGATATCGTTTTACCAGCCTGTATCTTTTATGTTATATTTAGTCCGGTTGGTATAAAGTTTTGTTGTATAAATGGCGATAaggcaatcttgattaaattatttataaaaaaatggtCTATTGGCCATATGTCCAATATCATACTTGGATAATTGGATTCATCTATGCACCTTTTCGTGTATTGACAGATTCATCTATAAATCCCTTGTATATTGACGTATTCACTTGTAATTATAAttgttcatttatttttattttttcactaaaaTTTCATCGttgtatttaaattttattttatttttttaaaatgtatttAAGATTTGACAAACTCCATTTcaactgaaacttgacatgtgaataaAATACATTATAATCCATCTATTCACCCGAGTAGGAGGGAGGAAAGGACTGCCCTAACTTAGGACCCCTCGTTGACATTAGGGTTTAGGCACTAGGAGAGCGCTTGACCAGTGGTGGAGATGACTACACCATCACAAGGTAACCAGAGAGAGTAAAAGGTGGTGAGGCAAGCAGGTCGACACTACCACCatccttttgggtttttattttctttttgataaaatgggttttagttttcttcttcattaacATGGAGTTCTCAACCCATCTTAGAGTGAGATTGGGTATGATCTCGCAAATCCAAGCCCAGCCTAGTGTGCCTTGGGCTTAGCCATGTCCACCGTTGTCCGGCTTTGTTTTAGTCAtttaatttaacaaaaaaaaaataattaattaacctAAATATTATTTGTtcaatatattaaagaaaaaatcgCAACACTATCCCCTGAACTTTGATCTTTATTCAATGCCACTCCTGTACTTTTCGAAATAGTAGGGACACCccctaataatttaaaaaatatcaaattcatCTCTGCCGTTAGCCATCCTTGTTAAGtaaaagaataacaattaaTTTTTTGGTTAAATATCCAAGACACCCCCACTCAAAGTGAGTTGACCATCTTACTCTCTCTAAATCCCAACCGCTCTCTGCAAAtccctccctttctctctccatcaaagGTTAGGTTTTCCGTAGAATTCTACggaatcttctctctctctctctctctacgtcTACTGCCCCATTCTCGCTTGTCCCACCAACCCGGCAACTGCCGCCCTCTCCCTTTATCAGCTTTAAATTCAAGCACTCAACTACTAAAATTTATAAAACAAGGCAGAATTTCAAGACCGGAAATCGAATCCATCAAACTTACTCTTCTGCAATGGCAGGTTCTCTTCTGGGTTCCTGCTTTTCCAACATTACTTTCAGGTCTCCCCACCTCTCCTTCCCCTTTCCCTCAATGCAAACTATGCATACTTAGTCCACGATCCTTATTTTGCATACATCCACCTTCATACATCAACATACACAGTATTAATATTTAGAATAAGTGTATGTGTTTTATCGGGTTACATTCTCACTGTTGATATTTATGTATGTATATCAAGCCATGCTGGGCTTGCTTAACCTAATAACGGACGCCCCAAGCCTAACTTAGCCCAACCATAGGGTTGGAAATCCCAACCCTAGCCCAGCTTACAAGCTGAATACCCAATCCAAACATCCTTAATTCCACTACATGGGCCATATGATAGATATGTCAACATAGATTCATAAATCACCAATGCGCTAAAAAGTTTCAAAACACGAAATTGGGAATTAAATTGGTCCAAAGAATACTAGAATCAGCTTTCATATATGAAACTCAATGATCCCAAGGTTTCTTGGCATGAATTGACCGTAGTACATCATTTGAAATCACGATCAATTACTGCCGATTTCAAAGTGACTGGTTCAACAATCTTATTCCtgatttttttaaaccatgCTAATACTTGACCAGTTCAATATTTGATCTGAACTTTTAAGTGACATTTTTATCATGGATTGAGTTTTCCTGAACCCAAGGTGAATGAGAATCTGTTCATGATTGCGCACCTAGGGTGCTTGAGGGGGTAAGGGCCGCACGAGCAAGGTCTCCTCCGCCAAATCCATGCATTGAATTCACCACATGACTCAGGAAGCTTTTGTCCTTTTATCATACTATAAAATCAATATAATTTCTATAAAAATGATATCTAAATAATAGTAACAAATGATTCCAAACGGAATTTAAAATGAAATCACATACtgtttttataataaaattttgCCTTTGACTCCAAacataaaaggagaaaagaaaatgaccATCTTACCCCCATGAAAGGAGAAAATCCAGACATTGTTGATGCTTCTCTCTCATGCTTCCATTGGCTCATGCACTAGCATAGGGCCACACTACCTTTTAGGGAACTCTCTCCCTAAACATTCAAGTAATAAATCACTACTTGGTTGCATGGTCCTTACACCAACATGGTCTCAATGAGAGCACACACAGGGGCATAAACATGAAcgaaatattttatttcataggAGGTGAGGCGGTAATTTCAAGATC is drawn from Macadamia integrifolia cultivar HAES 741 chromosome 7, SCU_Mint_v3, whole genome shotgun sequence and contains these coding sequences:
- the LOC122083516 gene encoding soluble inorganic pyrophosphatase 6, chloroplastic-like, whose protein sequence is MAATRVIATAGGLLHQGNTTTCLLLKQTFSLRPGPRNLYLNNLNFNLNLSRSPKRLFTCRALQAPQFQTKEEGQPETFGYRVFFVDNYGKKVSPWHDIPLQLGDGAFNFIVEIPKDTSAKMEVATDEPYTPIKQDTKKGKLRFYPYNINWNYGLLPQTWEDPSFANSEVEGALGDNDPVDVVEIGEHRGKIGEILKVKPLAALAMIDEGELDWKIVAISLDDPKASLVNDIDDVEKHFPGTLTAIRDWFRDYKIPDGKPANKFGLGNKAANKDFALKVITETNEAWAKLVKRSIPSGELSLV